Proteins from a single region of Syntrophales bacterium:
- a CDS encoding Zn-ribbon domain-containing OB-fold protein translates to MDAPKKPVPVVNPWAKPFWDAAKEERFIIQKCSDCGKYIFYPRIACPHCFSDAVEWVPASGRATVYTYTVVESNAPSAFIADMPYVIAVVRLEEGGVQMLTNIVGCRPEEVRCDMPVEVVFETLNEDFKLPKFRPAAK, encoded by the coding sequence ATGGACGCACCGAAGAAACCCGTTCCCGTGGTGAACCCCTGGGCGAAGCCTTTCTGGGACGCCGCGAAGGAAGAGCGGTTCATCATCCAGAAGTGCTCGGACTGTGGAAAATACATCTTCTATCCGCGGATCGCCTGTCCCCACTGCTTTTCCGACGCCGTCGAGTGGGTTCCCGCCTCGGGCCGGGCGACCGTCTACACCTACACCGTCGTCGAGAGCAACGCCCCCTCGGCCTTCATCGCCGACATGCCCTACGTCATCGCCGTGGTCCGGCTGGAGGAGGGAGGGGTCCAGATGCTCACCAACATCGTGGGCTGCAGGCCCGAGGAGGTCCGCTGCGACATGCCCGTGGAGGTCGTCTTCGAGACACTGAACGAAGACTTCAAGCTGCCCAAGTTCCGCCCTGCGGCGAAGTGA
- a CDS encoding long-chain-fatty-acid--CoA ligase, whose amino-acid sequence MIFGTTVGEMYDRCVMNFRHRVAMKYHDESYTYDDMQKSAYSLANALTKLGLKKGDTTAFLMANCPEYISCEYGLAKIGVIRVPLAVLLTNDDHVFMMNHAECKAIIYHEKMASRVMEMIPRLKTVKHFICVGKDPGKIAEGHLHLQTLIRENPPEVPHVDIDEEDLAGIFFTGGTTGLPKGVMLSHRSWIGTYITEMLELGFGYDEVFAFATPLTHAGGCLMIPIMIRRGVCVILDGFDPKSFLDAVQRHGVTSTFVVPTMIYVLLDYPDLKKYDVSSLRNIVYGAAAIAPERLKQAINTFGPIFTQLYGQTEAPMMISALPREEHVIEDPERERRIFSSCGRPTFPATVRLVDADGNDVPPGEVGDIICRHINVMSGYLKNPEATAETIRDGWLWTGDMAKMDEEGFLYIVDRSKDMVVSGGFNIFPREIEDMLFEHPAVKGAAVIGVPDERWGEAVKAIVVLHEGKTATEKELINFVKERKGSLICPKTVEFWDAIPLTNLGKVDKKKIRERYWKGYERRV is encoded by the coding sequence ATGATATTCGGCACGACGGTCGGAGAGATGTATGACCGGTGCGTCATGAACTTCAGGCACCGGGTGGCCATGAAGTACCACGACGAATCGTACACCTATGATGACATGCAGAAATCGGCCTACAGCCTGGCCAACGCCCTGACGAAACTGGGGCTGAAAAAAGGAGACACGACGGCGTTCCTGATGGCCAACTGTCCCGAGTACATCTCCTGCGAGTACGGCCTGGCGAAGATCGGCGTCATCCGGGTGCCCCTGGCCGTCCTGCTGACCAATGACGACCACGTGTTCATGATGAACCACGCGGAGTGCAAGGCGATCATCTACCACGAAAAAATGGCATCCCGCGTGATGGAGATGATCCCCCGCCTCAAGACGGTCAAGCACTTCATCTGTGTCGGCAAGGACCCGGGGAAGATCGCCGAGGGCCATCTGCACCTCCAGACGCTCATCCGGGAAAACCCGCCGGAGGTTCCACACGTGGACATCGACGAGGAGGACCTGGCGGGGATCTTCTTCACCGGAGGTACCACGGGGCTTCCCAAAGGCGTGATGCTCTCCCACCGTTCCTGGATCGGCACGTACATCACCGAGATGCTGGAGCTGGGCTTCGGCTACGATGAAGTCTTCGCCTTTGCGACGCCGCTGACCCATGCGGGCGGGTGCCTGATGATCCCCATCATGATCCGCCGGGGGGTCTGCGTCATCCTCGACGGGTTCGACCCGAAGAGCTTCCTCGATGCCGTCCAGAGGCACGGGGTCACCTCCACGTTCGTCGTCCCGACCATGATCTACGTCCTTCTCGATTACCCGGACCTTAAGAAGTACGATGTGTCGAGCCTCCGGAACATCGTCTACGGGGCCGCCGCCATCGCCCCGGAGCGCCTCAAGCAGGCCATCAACACCTTCGGGCCCATCTTCACGCAGCTCTACGGCCAGACCGAGGCCCCCATGATGATAAGCGCCCTGCCGAGGGAAGAGCATGTGATCGAGGATCCGGAGAGGGAGCGGCGGATCTTCAGCTCCTGCGGAAGGCCGACGTTTCCGGCGACCGTCCGGCTCGTCGACGCCGACGGGAACGACGTGCCCCCGGGCGAAGTGGGGGACATCATCTGCCGGCACATCAACGTCATGAGCGGCTACCTGAAGAACCCCGAGGCCACGGCGGAGACCATCCGCGATGGCTGGCTCTGGACGGGCGACATGGCGAAGATGGACGAGGAGGGCTTCCTCTACATCGTCGACCGCTCCAAGGACATGGTCGTCAGCGGCGGATTCAACATCTTCCCCCGGGAGATCGAGGACATGCTCTTTGAGCACCCGGCAGTGAAAGGCGCCGCGGTGATCGGCGTTCCCGACGAGCGGTGGGGGGAGGCGGTCAAGGCGATCGTCGTCCTCCATGAGGGGAAGACCGCCACGGAGAAGGAGTTGATCAACTTCGTGAAGGAGCGCAAGGGGAGCCTCATCTGTCCCAAGACGGTCGAGTTCTGGGATGCCATCCCGCTGACCAACTTGGGGAAAGTCGACAAGAAGAAGATCCGGGAGCGCTACTGGAAGGGGTACGAGCGCAGGGTCTGA
- a CDS encoding acyl-CoA dehydrogenase family protein — protein sequence MDLSFTEQQNALRKTVRDFVEREMPREWVRAFDGRDEFPHDLVRKFCDLDLARINIPKEYGGKGGDVLDLMILFEEISKRLAVLSWSLGNILLYGNEIISVNGSDEQRANYLPRLAKGEIMFSFGLTEPNAGSDAASIRTKAVPEDGGWVINGNKMFITGAGVTDYTITFTRTAESKYNGITAFIVDTKLRGYSTRPVEKLGYHGSNTCEVNYDNVRVRQEDILGGEKGLNNGWKQEMKLLNQERLVLSSCCIGIAEAALRDALAFAAEKIRRSAGTDTQSLQHTLAEMATDLEAMRQLAYSAAWKEVQKMQPVLETSMSKYFCAETAKKICLRGINVMGESGSLMAHDMQRYFRDILILAIGGGTSQIQKNILSKVLGM from the coding sequence ATGGATTTGAGCTTTACAGAACAGCAGAACGCCTTGAGGAAAACCGTCCGCGACTTCGTGGAACGGGAGATGCCCCGGGAATGGGTCCGGGCCTTCGACGGCAGGGACGAGTTTCCCCATGACCTCGTCCGGAAATTCTGCGACCTGGACCTGGCGCGGATCAACATCCCGAAGGAATACGGCGGAAAGGGCGGCGATGTCCTGGACCTGATGATCCTCTTCGAGGAGATCTCCAAGCGCCTGGCGGTCCTCTCCTGGTCCCTGGGAAACATCCTCCTCTACGGCAACGAGATCATCTCCGTGAACGGCAGCGACGAGCAGAGGGCGAATTACCTCCCGCGACTTGCGAAGGGCGAGATCATGTTCAGCTTCGGCCTCACGGAGCCCAACGCCGGGTCCGACGCGGCGAGCATCCGGACCAAGGCCGTCCCGGAGGACGGCGGCTGGGTGATCAACGGCAACAAGATGTTCATCACCGGCGCCGGCGTGACGGACTACACCATCACCTTCACCCGGACGGCCGAGTCCAAGTACAACGGGATCACCGCCTTCATCGTCGACACGAAGCTGCGGGGATACAGTACGCGGCCCGTCGAGAAGCTGGGCTACCACGGCTCCAACACCTGCGAGGTCAACTACGACAACGTGCGGGTCCGGCAGGAGGACATCCTGGGCGGTGAGAAGGGCCTCAACAACGGCTGGAAGCAGGAGATGAAGCTCCTCAACCAGGAGCGGCTCGTCCTGTCGTCCTGCTGCATCGGCATCGCCGAGGCGGCCCTCCGGGACGCCCTTGCCTTCGCCGCCGAAAAGATCAGGCGGAGCGCCGGGACCGACACCCAGTCCCTCCAGCACACCCTGGCGGAGATGGCCACGGACCTGGAGGCGATGCGCCAGCTTGCCTATTCCGCCGCCTGGAAGGAAGTGCAGAAGATGCAGCCGGTCCTGGAGACCTCCATGTCCAAGTACTTCTGCGCCGAGACGGCGAAGAAGATCTGCCTGCGCGGTATCAACGTCATGGGGGAGTCGGGTTCCCTGATGGCCCACGACATGCAGCGCTATTTCCGGGACATCCTGATCCTGGCCATCGGCGGGGGAACGTCCCAGATCCAGAAAAACATCTTGAGCAAGGTCCTGGGGATGTAA
- a CDS encoding 3-hydroxyacyl-CoA dehydrogenase NAD-binding domain-containing protein gives MAKAFTSEDQGGIAVIRIDVPGEAVNTWTNEAISGFEETLAELEKNRSCYRGVVFYSGKATGFHAGANLDMLGGQTDIEAFRARLAHFNDLFGRLENLGIPTVAAISGPCMGGGYEFALAMTARISANGPRTLIGLPECNVGVIPGGGGTQRLPRLIGLSALQMIVRGAVVPAGKALEAGLVDRVCPEKDDLVERAKAFAEEIARDALTLRRSAPDLSGLDEAVAAARALARKASRGRDLPAPRLAIRAVEEGLKCASLSEGLKIETECFLEVLATPECKGSINTFFLKTYSDKPLTMIPKGFHPRPLKKLAVLGFGTMGRGIIIDMLRRLQVPVVVKDLPETLEPGKAFVKKILEGMAEKGQLKKSVDDLMGLLKPVSGWTADFADVDLVVEAVFEDPAVKDEVYGDLCRAVPEDCLIVSNTSSLPVDRLARSVTSPKRFLGTHFFSPVWRMELLEIIRGKETTDEAVYNLLNFAAGLRKRPIVCNDNPGFVVNAMLFPYFIKAYELLGEGVPMDAVDNAMMRFGLPVGPIRLTDEVGIDVSYLVLTKSLGRKAPMALENVYKAGRFGRNKNGKGFYTKEGAVDPEALPLVNPQGLKKEMTVESLQEMLFLPFVETGKELLEKGVVKGPRAVDIGAIWGIGFPADKGGPLKWADLTGLSEKLYKKSFYKG, from the coding sequence ATGGCAAAGGCGTTTACCAGCGAGGATCAGGGCGGCATCGCCGTCATCCGGATCGACGTGCCCGGAGAGGCCGTCAACACGTGGACGAACGAGGCCATCTCCGGCTTCGAGGAGACCCTTGCCGAGCTGGAGAAAAACCGGTCGTGCTATCGCGGTGTGGTCTTCTATTCCGGGAAGGCGACGGGTTTTCATGCCGGCGCCAACCTGGACATGCTGGGAGGGCAGACGGACATCGAGGCCTTCCGCGCCCGGCTGGCCCATTTCAACGACCTGTTCGGCCGCCTGGAGAACCTCGGCATTCCCACCGTGGCCGCCATCAGCGGTCCCTGCATGGGTGGCGGGTACGAGTTCGCCCTGGCCATGACCGCCCGGATCAGCGCAAACGGTCCCCGGACCCTGATCGGCCTTCCGGAGTGCAACGTCGGGGTCATCCCGGGCGGCGGCGGCACCCAGCGCCTGCCCAGGCTGATCGGGCTTTCCGCCCTGCAGATGATTGTCCGCGGGGCCGTTGTTCCCGCCGGCAAGGCCCTGGAAGCGGGCCTCGTGGACCGGGTCTGCCCGGAAAAGGACGATCTGGTGGAGCGGGCCAAGGCCTTTGCGGAAGAGATCGCCCGTGATGCGTTGACGCTCCGGAGGAGTGCGCCGGACCTCTCCGGCCTGGACGAAGCCGTCGCCGCGGCCCGCGCCCTAGCCCGGAAGGCGTCCCGGGGCCGGGACCTGCCGGCGCCCCGCCTCGCGATCAGGGCCGTTGAGGAGGGACTGAAGTGCGCCTCCCTCTCGGAAGGGCTGAAGATCGAAACGGAGTGCTTTCTCGAGGTTCTGGCGACGCCGGAGTGCAAGGGCTCCATCAACACCTTTTTCCTGAAGACGTACTCGGACAAGCCCCTGACCATGATCCCCAAGGGCTTCCATCCCCGGCCCCTGAAGAAACTGGCCGTCCTGGGCTTCGGCACCATGGGGCGGGGGATCATCATCGACATGCTCCGGCGCCTCCAGGTGCCGGTCGTGGTAAAGGACCTCCCCGAGACCCTGGAGCCTGGAAAAGCCTTTGTGAAAAAAATCCTGGAGGGCATGGCGGAGAAGGGCCAGCTGAAAAAATCCGTCGATGACCTCATGGGTCTGCTCAAGCCCGTCTCGGGGTGGACGGCCGATTTCGCCGACGTCGATCTCGTCGTCGAGGCGGTTTTCGAGGATCCCGCCGTGAAGGACGAGGTCTACGGGGACCTCTGCCGGGCCGTGCCGGAGGACTGCCTGATCGTCAGCAACACCTCGAGCCTGCCGGTGGATCGGCTGGCCCGGAGCGTGACGTCCCCGAAGCGCTTTCTGGGCACCCATTTCTTTTCCCCCGTCTGGCGAATGGAGCTCCTGGAGATCATCCGGGGAAAGGAGACCACGGACGAGGCGGTGTACAACCTCCTGAATTTCGCGGCGGGCCTGCGCAAGCGCCCCATCGTCTGCAACGACAACCCCGGATTCGTCGTCAACGCCATGCTGTTTCCCTACTTCATCAAGGCTTACGAATTGCTGGGGGAGGGCGTGCCCATGGACGCCGTGGACAATGCCATGATGCGGTTCGGCCTTCCTGTCGGCCCGATCCGCCTCACCGACGAAGTCGGGATCGACGTGTCCTACCTGGTCCTGACCAAGTCACTCGGGCGGAAGGCGCCGATGGCGCTGGAGAACGTCTACAAGGCGGGCCGCTTCGGCCGCAACAAGAACGGAAAGGGATTTTACACGAAGGAAGGGGCCGTCGATCCGGAGGCGCTTCCTCTCGTCAATCCGCAGGGGCTGAAGAAAGAGATGACTGTCGAGTCCCTCCAGGAAATGCTGTTTCTCCCCTTCGTGGAGACGGGCAAGGAACTGCTGGAGAAGGGCGTCGTCAAGGGGCCGCGGGCCGTCGACATCGGCGCCATCTGGGGAATCGGCTTCCCCGCCGACAAGGGAGGCCCCTTGAAATGGGCCGACTTGACGGGCCTGAGTGAGAAGCTATACAAAAAAAGCTTCTACAAGGGTTGA
- a CDS encoding MaoC/PaaZ C-terminal domain-containing protein — MPEKYWEDFDPGFHFQTPSITVTETHVVNWAGLTMDFYPLHTDEVYAQKTVFKGRIAHGPLIFGLAVGLAAQAKIEGGAMIAWMGTDNMRMFAPVKLGDTITVHITVKDKKETGKPSQGFQVWHYEVRNQRDEKVMSLDMNFLMHRRSQAG; from the coding sequence ATGCCTGAAAAATACTGGGAAGATTTCGACCCGGGGTTCCACTTCCAGACCCCCTCGATCACCGTCACAGAGACCCACGTGGTGAACTGGGCGGGCCTCACCATGGACTTCTATCCCCTCCACACCGACGAGGTCTACGCTCAGAAGACCGTCTTCAAGGGGAGGATCGCCCACGGCCCGCTGATCTTCGGGCTCGCGGTGGGGCTGGCGGCACAGGCCAAAATCGAGGGCGGCGCCATGATCGCCTGGATGGGGACGGACAACATGCGCATGTTCGCCCCCGTGAAGCTGGGCGACACGATCACGGTCCATATTACCGTAAAGGACAAGAAGGAAACGGGCAAGCCAAGCCAGGGGTTCCAGGTCTGGCATTACGAAGTCCGCAACCAGCGGGACGAGAAGGTCATGTCCCTGGACATGAACTTCCTCATGCACCGGCGGTCCCAGGCGGGATGA
- a CDS encoding AMP-binding protein translates to MQRIWEHNWPKQDPVVPPLPNEPIFELIRRQAKIRPDKTAILFYGHETTFRELDDATDRLATALVNMGLKKGDRIGLYFENCPQFVIGFYGILKMGGIVVNVSPMYKPDELQYELEDAGVETIIMEDFFWPVLEPVKDRCGLKNILVTSFADYLPEKPAIPLHASMSTEKKTIPGTIDFKSLIEKTPPNPPKVDIDLENDVALLQYTAGTTGSPKGAMLTHGNMAVHNLAVRHYYEYTENDVHLIILPLFHITGLDIAMNPALAVGSTLILFARFDLLPMLDVIQNYKVTGWVTIAPINVAVCNLPIIGNYNLKSLRFVLSGGAPVPLEIHKRWKELTGTHIVEGYGLSECTGGIVGNNCQNFSPGTIGSPVYWHDVKIVHPNTPDKEAGIGEEGELWIKGPCVMKGYWNAPEQTKNTVTPDGYLKTGDMVTVDKDGWFRIVGRAKEMIKVSGFSVFLAEIDAFLYQHPAIAEAAAIGVPHPYRGEEPRAYVVLKPDFKGKVTGEEIIGWCKDKMAAYKVPASVVFVDSLPKSGAGKILRRLLAEQEKK, encoded by the coding sequence ATGCAGAGAATCTGGGAACACAACTGGCCCAAGCAGGACCCCGTAGTCCCGCCCCTTCCCAATGAGCCCATTTTCGAGCTGATCCGGAGGCAGGCGAAGATCCGGCCCGACAAGACGGCGATCCTGTTTTACGGACATGAGACGACCTTCCGCGAACTGGACGACGCCACCGATCGCCTGGCCACGGCCCTCGTCAACATGGGTCTCAAGAAGGGCGACCGGATCGGCCTCTACTTCGAGAACTGCCCCCAGTTCGTCATCGGCTTTTACGGCATCCTGAAAATGGGCGGCATCGTCGTCAACGTGAGCCCCATGTACAAGCCGGACGAGCTTCAGTACGAGCTGGAGGACGCGGGCGTCGAGACGATCATCATGGAGGACTTCTTCTGGCCCGTCCTGGAGCCCGTCAAGGACAGGTGCGGTCTGAAAAACATTCTCGTCACGAGCTTTGCCGACTACCTGCCGGAGAAGCCGGCGATCCCTCTTCACGCCTCCATGTCCACGGAGAAGAAGACCATTCCCGGCACCATCGACTTCAAGAGCCTCATCGAGAAGACGCCTCCCAACCCGCCCAAAGTGGACATCGACCTGGAAAACGACGTGGCCCTGCTCCAGTACACGGCGGGAACGACGGGATCCCCCAAGGGGGCCATGCTGACCCACGGCAACATGGCGGTCCACAACCTGGCGGTGCGCCACTATTACGAGTACACGGAGAACGACGTCCACCTGATCATCCTGCCCCTGTTCCACATCACCGGCCTGGACATCGCCATGAACCCGGCCCTGGCCGTGGGGAGCACCTTGATCCTCTTCGCCCGCTTCGACCTCCTGCCCATGCTGGACGTGATCCAGAACTACAAGGTCACCGGCTGGGTCACCATTGCGCCCATCAACGTGGCCGTCTGCAACCTGCCCATCATCGGCAACTACAACCTGAAGTCCCTCCGTTTCGTCCTCTCCGGCGGCGCCCCGGTGCCCCTGGAGATCCACAAGCGCTGGAAGGAGCTGACGGGGACCCACATCGTGGAAGGCTACGGTCTCAGTGAGTGCACGGGCGGCATCGTGGGAAACAACTGCCAGAACTTCTCGCCGGGAACCATCGGCAGTCCCGTGTACTGGCACGACGTGAAGATCGTCCATCCAAACACGCCGGACAAGGAAGCCGGTATCGGCGAGGAGGGCGAGCTCTGGATCAAAGGGCCCTGCGTCATGAAGGGGTACTGGAACGCCCCGGAGCAGACGAAGAACACCGTCACCCCCGACGGCTACCTCAAGACGGGGGACATGGTCACGGTGGACAAGGACGGCTGGTTCCGCATCGTGGGCCGCGCGAAGGAGATGATCAAGGTCTCCGGCTTTTCCGTCTTCCTGGCGGAGATCGACGCCTTCCTGTACCAGCACCCGGCGATCGCCGAGGCGGCGGCCATCGGCGTTCCCCATCCCTACCGGGGCGAGGAGCCCAGGGCCTATGTCGTCCTGAAGCCCGATTTCAAGGGGAAGGTCACCGGAGAGGAGATCATCGGCTGGTGCAAGGACAAGATGGCCGCCTACAAGGTTCCCGCGTCGGTGGTCTTTGTGGACAGCCTGCCCAAGAGCGGAGCCGGAAAGATCCTGAGGCGGCTCCTGGCGGAGCAGGAGAAAAAATAA